In Mycobacteriales bacterium, the sequence CCGTCCGGTCTGCAACAACTGCGGCTTCTGCGACGCCTACGGCTGTCCGACGTCCGCCCGCGGCAGCTCACTGGACCTGCTGCACCGAGCGCTGCTCACCGGCCGGGTCGAGCTGCGACCGGAGACGATGGTCCACCGGGTGGAGATGAAAGGCCGGCGCGCGACGGGTCTCGCCTGGATCGACCAGTCCGGACGCCGCGGGGTCGAGCGCGGCGACGTCGTGATCCTGGCTGCGTCCGGCATCGAGAGCGCCCGGCTGGCGCTGATGTCCCGGTTGCCCGATCCGCACGACCGCATCGGCAAGCGGCTGATGTTCCACTACTTCACCTCGGGGTTCGGGCTCTTCCTCGACGAACGGCTGCACGCCTACAAGAGCTGGGGTGCCGAAACGCACTGCCTCGAGGACTTCTCCGACCCGGACTTCGTCGGGGCCAAGGCGTTCGCGAAGCTGCAAGGGCTGCCCTACATCCGAGGCGGCCTGTGCGAGCTCGGCGGCAGCGAGGAGGTGCTCGCCGAGGCGCAGTTCTACCAGTACATCCTCGGTGCGATCTCACCCGAGCAGCCGTTCGGGCAGACGTTCAAAGAGCTGATGCGTACGTCGTTGCTGCGCGACCGGATCGCCGGCGTACAGATGCTCGGTCACGACCTGCCCTACCTGTCCAACAACGTCACCCTCGACCCGAAGGTGAAGGACCGGCACGGGTTCCCCGCGCCGCGGATCACCTACGCGCCGGGCAAGCACGAGACGGTCGCGCAGGAGTTCTACATCCCGTTCATCACTGCGGTCCTGAAGGCGGCGGGCGCAACGGTGTCCGCCGCCGTCCCGGCCAACACTCCGCTGATGGGCGCCACCGCCGCACTACCGCTCACGCGGCACGTGCTCGGCGGGATGCAGATGGGAACCGACCCGAAGACGTCCGTCGTCGACGAATGGGGGCGCGTGCACACGACCGACAACGTCTACGTGCACGACGGCGGCGTCTTCGCCACGTCGGGCGCCAACAACCCGACGTTGACGATCATGGCGGTTGTCCTGCGCATGGCCCGCCACCTCGCGGGCACGTCGTAGGCCGGCCGAAGGTCGATTACGGAGCAGCGCAAGTCTGCGCATATGCGCAGACGTTGAACGACTCGCCGTCAGAGGCGAGCGCCGACGGCGTCGCCTCGTTGATGCCGACGCCCGGTCCCATGTCGATCATGGTCGGGTTGCCCGCGGCGATCGGGTGGGTCCCGGTGGCGTCGGTGTACGTCGACGTCGGGCCGAAGTGGGTCGTACCGGTTGCGGCCGGGATGGTCTGCAGCAGCACGGTGGGCGCTTCGTAGATCCACTCGGCCGATGAGCCACTCGACGCATACGCGATCGTCTTGTCGAACGTCCAGCCCTCGGCGGGGTCCTTCAGCGACACGTCCCACTGACCGGCCGAGGCCTGCGTGATGGTGACGCTCACCACGTCCCCCGGCTTGACGGTGCAGGCGGTGTTGCCGCTGCAGTTGGTCAGCGGCGTCTCGGACGCAGGCAGGATCTCGTACCACGCGCCGTACTGACCACCGCTGATCAGACCGCCCAGCGCCGAGTTCTCGCTGACGCCCGCCTGGATCAGATCCGAACCGGTGTACCCGCCGATGCCGGCCCAGGTGGCCGAGAAGCCGGGCGGGACGAGGCCCGCCGACGGCACGGTGAACGTCGAGCTGACACCGGTGATCCCGCTGCCGGGCGTGACCGCATACCCGGACCAGTTGAGGCTGGTGGCGGTGCCGCCGTGGGTCGGCAGGACCTCGCGGGCGCTCGTCTTGAGCAGACGGCCTTGTACGACGCCCCCGCCCGCGCTCGCAAGGGGCGCTGCGGTCGCGGCGATGGCGGCGCAGACCCCGAGAGAGGAGATGACGGTGACGATTGAGCGTCGATGCATGCCGGCCCTATCCGTGAGATGCGGATGGGCAGGTCACGCGTGCCCCGCACACGCGCTGACTTGCCCGCTGCGAACATGATGTCGCGTCCGGACTGCCCTGAAAAGGCAGGATCGAAACCTCGCCTTCGCCGGTGTCAACTGCCGGGTGCCTGCTCTACCCAGTCGAAAACCCTATCGTGTCCGCCGTGAGCCGCGTCGCACTCGACGAGAGCACGCCGGCCATCGTCGGGGCGGCACAGGTCATCCAACGACCCGACCCGTCGGTCGACGTCGCTGATCTGCGTGGGCCGATCGAGCTGATGGTCGATGCTGCCCGGGCCGCGGCCGACGACGCCGGTGCAGCCGGTCTGCTCGCCAAGCTCGACTGGATCGGAGTGGTCGGCGGCTTCTGGTCCTACACCAATCCCGGTCAGGTGGTCGGCGCACAGCTCGGCTCGCCCGACGCTGCCACCTGCCTGACGTTCCTGAGCGGCACGTCGCCGCAGGAGCTTGTGTCACTCGCCGCCCAGCGCATCGCGGACGGGGAGCTCGACGTGGCCCTCGTTCTCGGCGGGGAGGCACGCTCCTCGCGCGAACGGCTGCAACGCGCCGGCGAAGAGCCGCGATGGTGCAGGGACCCGGGGACGGTCGCGCCCGAACGGATCGCGGACATCCCCGACGAGGTCGTCGTCGAGACTCTCGAGCTCGGTGGCCCGGTCACCTTCTACGCGCTGTTCGAGGACAGTCTGCGACGCGCACTCGGTGCGACGATGGACGACCATCGCGACCACATCGCAGCGCTGTGGTCACGCTTCAACGACGTGGCCGTCGGCAACCCGTACTCCTGGGACCGCCGGTCCTACGACGCCGAGACCATCCGCGAGCCCACGCCCGACAACCGGATGATCTCCTTCCCGTACACGAAGTGCATGGTCGCCAACAACCTCGTCGACATGGCGTCCGCGATCCTGCTGTGCAGCGTCGACGCGGCGCGGGCGGCCGGCATCTCCACCGACCGGCTGGTGTTCCCGCTCGTCGGTACGACGAGCCACGAGACCTGGACGGTCGCGCAACGACGCGTGCTGCACGGCGTACCCGGGCTCGCCGCAGCAGGTCGCACCGCATTACGGGAGTCAGGGCTCGACATCGGTGACATCGAGCACGTGGACCTCTACGCCTGCTTCCCGTCGATCGTGCAGATGTCAGCGGCCGAGCTCGGGCTCGACCTCGACCGACCGCTCACCGTGACCGGCGGACTCGGTTTTGCCGGCGCGCCGATCGCGAACTCCTCCGGTCACGCCATCGCCGCGATGGTCCCCCTGGTGCGGGAAGGCGGAAAAGCTCTCGTCCACGCAAACGGCGGCTGCGCCACCAAGCACGCGTTCGGCATCTACTCGACCGAGCCGCCGGCGAAGTACCGCTACATCGACTGCAACGACCAGGTCGAACACGATGCACGGCCGGTCGGTGCCGCGGCCGACCCGGTGGACGGACGTGACGAGGCGAGCACGGTCGTCTACGACCGCAGCGGCCCTACCCACACCGTCACGTCCGTCGTCACCCCCGACGGGCGACGGGTCTTCACCAAGACCCCTATCGGCTGACCCCCGACTGGCCGGCGGGCGGC encodes:
- a CDS encoding GMC family oxidoreductase, coding for MRKAVIAGSGAGASVTAMTLAEAGWHVVLLEKGPNYFTGLGESWPPKTVFSNDNLKLTRNFELPDPSAYPRTFRTSAAQKSGYYVGPVNELPVAVGGGTIHYGAAMPRFWDIDFKQLSLLGPQPGADVADWPFEYSDLSHLYDELEELVGIQGDMSAMPQHPVLAHAPRSKGYPMPPGPPQRASKLVADGAKALGMHPYPFPHAINSRPYNGRPVCNNCGFCDAYGCPTSARGSSLDLLHRALLTGRVELRPETMVHRVEMKGRRATGLAWIDQSGRRGVERGDVVILAASGIESARLALMSRLPDPHDRIGKRLMFHYFTSGFGLFLDERLHAYKSWGAETHCLEDFSDPDFVGAKAFAKLQGLPYIRGGLCELGGSEEVLAEAQFYQYILGAISPEQPFGQTFKELMRTSLLRDRIAGVQMLGHDLPYLSNNVTLDPKVKDRHGFPAPRITYAPGKHETVAQEFYIPFITAVLKAAGATVSAAVPANTPLMGATAALPLTRHVLGGMQMGTDPKTSVVDEWGRVHTTDNVYVHDGGVFATSGANNPTLTIMAVVLRMARHLAGTS
- a CDS encoding G1 family glutamic endopeptidase, which translates into the protein MHRRSIVTVISSLGVCAAIAATAAPLASAGGGVVQGRLLKTSAREVLPTHGGTATSLNWSGYAVTPGSGITGVSSTFTVPSAGLVPPGFSATWAGIGGYTGSDLIQAGVSENSALGGLISGGQYGAWYEILPASETPLTNCSGNTACTVKPGDVVSVTITQASAGQWDVSLKDPAEGWTFDKTIAYASSGSSAEWIYEAPTVLLQTIPAATGTTHFGPTSTYTDATGTHPIAAGNPTMIDMGPGVGINEATPSALASDGESFNVCAYAQTCAAP